The Endozoicomonas sp. 4G DNA segment CGTTTCGCTTCGGGATAAATATTGGCCAACGCTTCTTCGCAAACGTGCTGTACGCTCTTGTGCTTCTTAATCACACGCTGAATATCACTTCTACGATTACTAATACTGGTTAACCAGCTAGGAATAAAGTGTGTATTACACCCATCTTTCAACACGGTCGTTTGATACTCACATTTGAGTAAATGAAGCACCAGGTTAACAAGAAAGGATTCCAGCTTGTCAATTTCATCCTCTCTACTCATTTCCAATTCCGCAATAAGGTTATCAAGGTCAAGTTCACTAAACTGTTTATTAGCTAACAAATTTGCTTGTTGACCAAGCCACTGATGATAATCAGTTTCGTATAAATTACTCATAACTGTTCACTCCATTTAACGGATACCATTCTCCAGCCATCAACCGCTCCCTCCCAGTCGCGCTCCAGGCGCTTGGTGGGATACCCCCCATCCCTGGGGATAAGTCGGCCAGCAGGTCTGAGCTTCACCTCGTTCCCACGCTCTGCATGGGAGCGAGGTAAAACCGCGTTCTAGGCGAGCTTGCTGTCGAGCCTGTCAAGACGCTGGTCATGCTCGCTAAGACGCCGGTCAATCTTTTCTAGCTTATCTGCCACCTTGTCAAGGTACCAGCCAGTCTTTTCTAGTTTATCTGCCACCTTGTCAAAGTGTCGGTCATGCTTGTCTACCTGTTCTTCCAGTGTTGCGACTCTTGCCTCAAGGCTCATCGTTTTTCCTCAACTGGATACCCCGTGCTTCTAGTGCGGGGAGGAATGTTGACTTGCCCGTTAGGGCAAGCCATCACTCTATTTTTGGCGCTTACGCACCGAACCAGGCTTTCGCCAGTAAAGTTCACCTCGACAATGTTAATAGGCGGTTTCTTGATAGCAGCACTGTGATTAACCCTCAATACACTGTTTAACCACTATCCTTAGAGCTTGGGACTGGTGAAGCATCCCAAGGTAACTATACATTCGCCTTTAATGTAGCCACTCGAAGTGGCTTAGTCTGGTCACTTACATTTCTGAATTAGAGGCTTTTACAAGCCCCGTCCTTCAGGGCGGGGTTCAGTGACACTGCTTTCCTGTGTGGTTTTTTGTTCGAGGTTTGAGGATAGCAGTTGAAGAGGGGGCTGCAAGTTGGCTGGCTGGTTTTCAGTCTTACATCTCAATGCCCGACCTTGTCCTTTAGATTAAAGAACGCCCCCAACAAATTGGCATCATTCCTATGCTCAGCAACAGCCACTTCAGTCTCAATGGCAAGAACATCTCGTTTACTATTAATGGCGTCCAGGGCAGCTTTCAGCTCTTCACCAAACTGAGGCCGTTCAGTAACCCCTCCTGGTACCACAATCAGCTCAGGGTCATAAACACACTGAAGGTTGGTCAGCAAAACTGACAGATGGGCGTAGAAGGCCGAAACCTCTTCCTGACAGGTTTGATTACCGGAAGCAGCCAGCTCAAACACCTCCTGACCCGACAGTTCGCGGTTCAATTTTTCAGAAGCCCTGCGTGCCATATTGCCGGTGGAGGCCAGCCAGCTGAAGGACTCCATACGACCCTGTTCATGGTCGTACTGAACCAGCACTCCAAACTCGCCGCCCTACAGGTTTTACCCCTCGTTCCCTCGCTCTGCGTGGGAACGAGCAACTTGGATTTTGAAAAGCACGGTAGTTTTTGAACAGCTTGCGTTCTTCGATCGTCTTGCTACATTGACTCACAGACTTGCAATAGTGCCCATTCTAATACGTAGCGAGTGGCCACGGTTGCAGGTTTTTTGCGTTTTAAAGGGGGAGCGTCAGATAATCTCAGTGCTTCAGGCAAGATGGTGGGTGTTATCTTACAAATGTAAAAAGACCTGCTGCGAATACAGGTTATCATGACAAACAACGGGAGTATTTTCTTGAGCGAGCTTTATAACGTCTATTGCGACGAATCCTGTCATTTGGAAAACGACAGACAGCCCTTTATGGTACTCGGAGCCGTCTGGTGTCCAGTCAGCAAGCGCAAGGAAATAGCCCGGAGGCTGAGGGAAATTCGCCAGAAGCACGACCTTAACCCACAGATGGAAATTAAATGGACCAGTGTTTCACCGGCCAAACTGACTTTTTATCTTGATATCCTGGATTATTTTTTTGACGACGACGATTTGCATTTTCGTGGAGTTATAGCTGACAAAAGCGTCCTTAATCATAACCTGTTCAGCCAGGATCATGACACTTGGTACTACAAAATGTATTTCACCATGTTGAAGGCTATTTTCGATCCTCAGGCTCATTATCGGATTTACTTGGATATTAAAGATACTCAGGGGGGTAACAAGGTTCGTAAACTGCATGACGCTCTTTGTCATAATCTTTATGATTTTTCTCATCATATTGTCCAGAGAGTGCAACTGGTTGAATCAAAACATGTTGATCTTATGCAGTTGGCTGATTTGTTGATAGGGACTGTGATGTACGCTAATCGTGGAAAATTTAACAGCGTGGCCAAGCATCAGGTGGTCAAGCGGATGCAACAACGTTCCAGATACAACCTTACACGATCCACTCTTTTGAAAGAGAACAAGAGCAACCTGTTGAAGTGGACACCAAACGGGGGAGCTAATGCCTGATATCGCTGAACCAGACTGGCTTCCACCCCTCATTCGCCGTAAAAATTACAGCGCTTGGAATGCTTTTTATGAGGCTGTTTATCAGCTATTCAGAGCAGATTTTGTAAGCTCCAAACCTTCATTTAAAGGACGCAGGCTTGCGTTAAAACGCCACCCTCTGACTGCGGATGGTAAAGAAGCAACCTTCAGGCATATGATCACCGAAGGTGAGGTGGAGGAGGACCGGCAGCCTGATATACGACGAATGGAACGCATACGCTGGCCAGCATCGGTTATAAACCATTCAGAGGATACTTCAATTAAGGTATGGAGGAACCAGCGTCGCAGGAATGAAACCAGAATTCTACTCTGGCTGGAAAGTCATGAATATCTGGTGATCCTCGCTGACCGGAGAGACTACATCCTGCCGTGGACGGCCTATTGTGTTGATAGGGAGCACACAAAACGAAAACTCCAGAGGGAATACGTAAGATACTGGCAGGGACAGGAAATTTAGTTGGCTTGAAAAGACTAAAGGCGTCACACTTGGTTATGTGACGCCTTCGTTACTCCTTCCACAGCATGGTGGATGAGCTAACTGAACATTAGTAAGTCATTTCGGAATAGTCAAGCAGAGCTTGAGATTTGTCAGGCTAAATACTTCCCAAAATGCCCGACCTTGTCCTTCAGATTAAAGAACGCCCCCAACAAATTAGCATCATTCCTATGCTCAGCAACAGCCACTTCAGTCTCAATGGCAAGAACGTCTCGTTTGCTATTAATGGTGTCCAAAGCAGCTTTCAACTCTTCACCAAACTGAGGCCGTTCAGTAACCCCTCCTGATACCACAATCAACTCAGGGTCATAAACACACTGAAGGTTGGTCAGCAGAACTGAAAGGTGGGCGTAGAAAGCATCAACCTCTTCCTGACAGGTTTGATTACCCGACGCAGCCAGCTCAAACACCTCCTGACCCGACAGTTCGCGGTTCAGTTTTTCAGAAGCCCTGCGTGCCATATTACCCGTGGAGGCCAGCCAGCTGAAGGATTCCATACGGCCCTGTTTATGGTCGTACTGAACCAGCATTCCGAACTCACCGCCCAAAAGATGTTTACCCTTGTGCAGTTGTCCTTTTTTGATAACCGCGCCACCGACACCGGTGCCACAGACCACAAACAGCACGTCTTCATAGCCTCTGGCACTGCCCGCCCTGACTTCTGCCAGCGCCGCACAGTTGGCATCGTTTTCTATGGCTACGGGAATATTGAATTGGCTTTGAAGATCTTCCCGAATATTGGGGCCATGAATACAGGGAATGGCACTGATACCATGAATCACCCCCTGTTCAGTTACCGCACCGGGAGCACTGATCGCCAGACCTTTGATTTCAAACTCTGCAGAGACCTGATCAAATACACGACGGATCTCTCCATAGAGCGGTTCAATCTCTCCCTGAGGGGTTGGGAACTTGTTTTTCAGCCTGATGTTTCCCTGTTCATCCAGCACTCCGTACTTAACAAAAGTGCCGCCCAGATCGATGGCAAGATACATATCAACCGTCCCTCGTATTGGTTAAGGGCTGCGGATCATGCAGCCCTGACGGAATCAGCCAATAGCCTGATTCACAATCTCAACAATGTCAGCCGTCGAAGTAACGGCTTTCAGCTGGCTGCGAAAGTCTGCATGAACCAGCTTGCGTGACAGCTTGCTCAGTACTTTCAGTTGTTCACCGTCGTCAGTATCTGAAATGGCCAGGCAGAAAATATATTGAGCAGCGGTGTTGTCCGCCAGCCCCCATTCAAGACCTTCCTGCAAACGAATGAAGAAAACCGTGGGTTCCTGCACGACAGCGTTCTTGCAATGAGGAATGGCAAAGCCATCCATAAAGCCAGTAGAGCCGAAGACTTCACGCGCTTTCAGCCCTTCAACAAAGGCATCGGCGTTGGAAATAACACCAGTTTCCAGGGCCACCTTGCTGATGGCTTCGAACAAGGCTTCTTTGGAGGATGCAGCAACATCCAGAATGACATTTTCTTGCTTAAGCATGAGCAACTTCTCCTTTCTCTTCTTTAGCGGCTTCTCTAAGGGCTTTTTTCTGCGCCTGTTTCAGACCAAAACCAATGATGCAGGCGGTTACTGTGATGCCTACACAAATAGAGAAGATCCAGGGCACAAATGGCATGGGCTGTTCGATATAACCGACAAAGGTACCCAGCGGCGAACCCAGGCCACCGTAGAATTTGGCACCAAATGCAGTCACCAAAGCACCGGCTACAGCGGAGCCAATCACGTTAGCGGGGATAAATACCAGTGGCTTACTGGCCGCAAAAGGAATCGCACCTTCAGTGATGCCCACCATACCCATGGCCATGGCGTTGTTACCCATAACAGTCTGGTCGGAGCTGAATAGATTTTTGAACAACTTGGTCGCCAGCCAGGCGCCCAGAGGTGCCACAGAGATCGCCGCCTGGGCCGCAGTGCCCGGTACAAAGTTTGCGCCCTGGATACCGTACTTGGCCACCGTATCGGTGAATACCGCGGTACCGAAAATCAGGGCAATCTTGTTAACCGGCCCACCCAGGTCAAAGCCGATCATGGCACCAATCAGCGCACCAATCAGAATCGGAGCCGCTGCATAAGCGTTAGACAAAGAGTTCAGGCCATCGTACATAGCGGTCATGATGGCAGCGATTGGATGACCAATGCCGTAAAACACCACGACAAACACGGCAAATGTCGCCAGTAGCGGAATCACCATGATCGGTACGATGGGCATAATGATCTTCGGCCAGGGGATTTGCTTCAGATATTTGACGATATAACCGGCCAGGAAGGCAACAATGATGGCACCCAGGAAACCTGCACCGGCTTCTGTGCCCAGAAAGGCCGGATCATTGATGATGTAAGCACCGATCATGGCAGGGGCAATGGCCGGACGGTCCGCAATCGAGTAAGCGGTGAATCCGGCAAACAGCGGGATCATCAACTTAAAGCCGATCTGGCCCAGGGCAAACAGTTTGCTTAGGAACAGACCGCTGGCGGTTTCTACATCAAACCCCCAGTTCACCAGGTTACCGGCTTCATCGGCAGAGAAGGCAAAAATGTTGGCAATAGCCAGCAACAGACCCGCCGAGATACACATCGGAATCATGTAGCTGATGCCACTCATCAGATGTTTTACGGCGCTGTTGTTGGTTTTGCCCAGGGAAACACTGCCGACGGTCTCACCCTTTACCGAGTGTTTTTCGGCGGTTTCAAAAGCCTGTTTGATCAGACCTTCAGGATCTTCAATCGCCGCTTTTACATAGGTTTTCAGAACACGTTTGTCGATAAAACGATCGAGGCTGACATCAATGTCCGCGGCAATGATGATGACATCGGCTTCCTGAATTTCCTTGGCAGTGAATTCATTTTCAACACCGATGGTGCCGTGGGTTTCTACTTTTACCTCGTAACCCATGGCTTTGGCAGTGCTCTCAAGGCTCTCTGCCGCCATGAACGTATGTGCTATGCCCGCGGCACACCCCGTAATGGCAAGGACTTTTTTACTCATCAGTCACTCTCAAAGTTCAATCAGGAAGGTTTTGATTTCGCCCGGTTTCATGGTGTCCAGGTCGATCGTGTTGTCGAAAACGGCCAGCTGAGAACGCTCGGTCAGGTCGGTCTCCGTTAACCGTTTCGGTGCTGTGTTGAATTCAATGGTTGCGCTTACCCGTTGCTCATTACTGGCATTGAGCAGGCGGAGAATATAGCTACGGCCATCGTCTGCCAGCTTGAACAAAGAACTGACCAGCTGGTCGCTGAGTTCTATCTTGCTGAACAACTGGAATTCACTGTCCAGTTCACGGCGCATACGGTTGGAGACAAAATATTTCAGAGGGCCGGTAAAACGGTTCAACTCCTGCTTTTGATAGTGCAGAACCGGTGTCGTCCAGTTCTGTTGCCGTTTGCGCAGTTCTGCGAAGTGGAATTGAGTGTCCAGACTGATGGCAAACTCACATTCAAGGCTTTGCAAAAGCTGGCTGTCCGGTGTCGGGATATAGCGGTATTCATTGCCTGATGCCTTACCGGGACGACGCTGAAGCTCTGGCTTACCGAGCCAGCCAACACTTCGGAAAGCGGTCAATTCAATAAATTGTCCCTGGTCGCCGGTGATCTCGTATTCTTTGATGCCACGGGTAAAGGCTGTGACAGAGCTTTGATCATCATGTAGGTTGACGATGTTCAGCATGGGATAAATGCCGGTGGGTTCTTCGTTCCAACCCAGCGCCTGCCAGTTATCCATTTCAGTTTGACGAACAGGGCGCTCAATGCAGCCGAATGGCGTATCAGCAAAAGACGTCGTTGCCTGAATACCAGTATTAATCCGAACTCTCAGGCGGTGATCTTTACAAGTGTTGTCCACTTGCAAACGACATTGCAGCAGACCGTTGTTTTCCAGAGAAATTTGCAGGCTGTAGGGCAGTTTTTTCAACGTACTGCTGCGCATCTGACCTGCAATCGCTTCCGGCAATTCAATGCTGCTTCTGATTGTCAGGGTCTGGGTGAGCGAGTGGGCTTCGGCAGAGCATTCGGCATCGGTAAAATCGAATGCCAGAGGCTCGTCCCCCACCAGCGGTGAGTAATCGTAGGTATCACCGTCATCGGCTTGATCGACCAGCATGATCAAGTTGTTGAGCAGTCTGCCTGTGCTTTTTTCTTTAAGGTTCAGTTGACCGTTACTGACTGTCAGTTGGTAGTGATCATCTTCAATAGCCGCCAGAACCATTTCCTGCCGGGTAACGGAGTGTTCCTGCCCCCCTTCTTCAACGTTCAGGTTGCAATAAGAAAGCGGTTTCATTGCCTGTCTGAAAGCAATATCAGTCTCGTAGTAATACAACTCTGGATCGTTTTCGCTTTCGTCCCGTTTGATGGAACCGTTGTAGACCTTACGGATGGCTTCCACTTCAAAAGGAATGCTCTGACCCTTCAGGGTGATGTCAAAACAAGGCTTTTTGGTACTGATGGTGGCTGTGATTTTCTTGTCTGACGGGTAAGCCAAAGTATTGAACAGTGTCAGGGTACTGTCTTGCGGCGTTGCTTCAGAAATCTTGCGAATCAGGTAATCAATATGGGCATCAATCCGCTCATCGGCATTAATAAACCGGTTTAGAATCTGGTAGTTGGTTTTGTCGGTATTACAGCCACAGGCACTGTCATGGGCATGGTTTTTCAGAACCCCTTTCCAGATGTTGTCAAGGGTTCCACGCTTGTGTTCCAGCCCCAGGGCGGCTCCCACGGCCATCAGAGGCTCCAGGGTATTGATGAGCTTGCGCTCTACCCGGTCATTCATATATTTATGGTCGTAGCGTGAGGAGTAGATGGAGCGATGTATTTTGGAGTTCTCGGAGTCCAGCATTTCGCCGTGGATCGTTGCCAGTTTGTCGGTGTCGATCGCTTCGAATACTTGTCCGTAGTCGCTTTCTATAAATTCATACTCTGCAACTTCACGATTGGCCCTGGCTATTTTTGCTTTAAAGTCGAAGTCCACATAACGCTGGTCGCCCCCGACGGGAAAGACACCAAAATCAAAGTGCGAGGCCTGGCTGTTGGTGTCGGCGGTAGAACGGATATCGTGTTCATTCCCCCAGATCAGCGCACCGCCGGGGTAGTAACCTTCACGAATGTTGTAGCAGGTCAGTGCAGAACCATCTTCGCTTTGCCACAAAAATTCACGATAGGCACTCTTGCGGCTGGACAGCCCACGCCAGAACACAAAGCGGGTCAGACCAAACCCATTAAAGATTTTTGGCATATCCTGACTTTGGCCAAAGGAGTCCGGAACATAGGCGATGTCCATGGAGTGACCCATGGCTTGCGCGTAGTGATAACCGGTCTGGAGATTTTTGACGATGGCTTCACCCGCCACAATCATCAGGTCCGATTGTGTGTACCAGGGGCCAATCAGCAGTCGCTTGTCTGCTACCTGCCTGGCAATGGCTTCACGGTTCTGGGGGCAATTACTGAGATGGTCTTCAATCAGGCTGGTCTGGCCATCCAGCAGATAGCTTTGCAGCAGGTTGGCATCCAGCGCATACAGCAGCTCGTCCATGTGATAGTCGAGCTGGATTTGCGACTCATTCTGGGTGAAATACCACTCATAATCCCAATGGGTGTGGGCAATGGTATACATCTTTTTGACTTTAGAAGGGCTGTCTCCAGACGACACTTTCTGAGCTTGAGGGTCGTGGGCTGTCATTGGCAATCTGTGTGAAAGTTTGGAATGGATTGCACTATATTCAATTGCCGTTGATGACAGTATCTGATATTTGAACGATTGTTCGCACATTTGTATCAGTTTGATGAAAACTTGACCCCGGTCAAAAACTGTTGTTTATCGAAAATGACTTGCAGCCTTTCATCGATCAACTAAAACATGCTTATAGGTATGTCACTGAACCCCGCCCTGAAGGCTGTCTCTTAGTCAGATCTCCACACCCCTCGTTACCCGGTAGGTGTGGAGACGGTCTTGCAGTTTCGCCCAGCCTTCCCAAACAACTAACCATCCCGGAATGCCTGTTCGTTTGGAGTCACACCAGCCACCCACTTTCGCTATGGTTTGGAGTAGCCAGGCCAGTGTTGGTACTTTTTTGGGCAGAGCTTTGCTCTTGTATGACCGAAAATGAGGCGGGTATCCCTGTGTTCATGGCTCCTGCCAGCGGCAATGTAAACGACAAAACATATTTTCAGGAAATTATTAAAAATCATCTGTCGTCTT contains these protein-coding regions:
- a CDS encoding DUF3800 domain-containing protein, with the protein product MSELYNVYCDESCHLENDRQPFMVLGAVWCPVSKRKEIARRLREIRQKHDLNPQMEIKWTSVSPAKLTFYLDILDYFFDDDDLHFRGVIADKSVLNHNLFSQDHDTWYYKMYFTMLKAIFDPQAHYRIYLDIKDTQGGNKVRKLHDALCHNLYDFSHHIVQRVQLVESKHVDLMQLADLLIGTVMYANRGKFNSVAKHQVVKRMQQRSRYNLTRSTLLKENKSNLLKWTPNGGANA
- a CDS encoding DUF29 domain-containing protein, with translation MSNLYETDYHQWLGQQANLLANKQFSELDLDNLIAELEMSREDEIDKLESFLVNLVLHLLKCEYQTTVLKDGCNTHFIPSWLTSISNRRSDIQRVIKKHKSVQHVCEEALANIYPEAKRRAIKQMNKHVHANQKLTQDSFPNECPWSYEQVINEDWEPLNGVNIYK
- a CDS encoding ROK family protein; protein product: MYLAIDLGGTFVKYGVLDEQGNIRLKNKFPTPQGEIEPLYGEIRRVFDQVSAEFEIKGLAISAPGAVTEQGVIHGISAIPCIHGPNIREDLQSQFNIPVAIENDANCAALAEVRAGSARGYEDVLFVVCGTGVGGAVIKKGQLHKGKHLLGGEFGMLVQYDHKQGRMESFSWLASTGNMARRASEKLNRELSGQEVFELAASGNQTCQEEVDAFYAHLSVLLTNLQCVYDPELIVVSGGVTERPQFGEELKAALDTINSKRDVLAIETEVAVAEHRNDANLLGAFFNLKDKVGHFGKYLA
- a CDS encoding glycoside hydrolase family 38 C-terminal domain-containing protein, with amino-acid sequence MTAHDPQAQKVSSGDSPSKVKKMYTIAHTHWDYEWYFTQNESQIQLDYHMDELLYALDANLLQSYLLDGQTSLIEDHLSNCPQNREAIARQVADKRLLIGPWYTQSDLMIVAGEAIVKNLQTGYHYAQAMGHSMDIAYVPDSFGQSQDMPKIFNGFGLTRFVFWRGLSSRKSAYREFLWQSEDGSALTCYNIREGYYPGGALIWGNEHDIRSTADTNSQASHFDFGVFPVGGDQRYVDFDFKAKIARANREVAEYEFIESDYGQVFEAIDTDKLATIHGEMLDSENSKIHRSIYSSRYDHKYMNDRVERKLINTLEPLMAVGAALGLEHKRGTLDNIWKGVLKNHAHDSACGCNTDKTNYQILNRFINADERIDAHIDYLIRKISEATPQDSTLTLFNTLAYPSDKKITATISTKKPCFDITLKGQSIPFEVEAIRKVYNGSIKRDESENDPELYYYETDIAFRQAMKPLSYCNLNVEEGGQEHSVTRQEMVLAAIEDDHYQLTVSNGQLNLKEKSTGRLLNNLIMLVDQADDGDTYDYSPLVGDEPLAFDFTDAECSAEAHSLTQTLTIRSSIELPEAIAGQMRSSTLKKLPYSLQISLENNGLLQCRLQVDNTCKDHRLRVRINTGIQATTSFADTPFGCIERPVRQTEMDNWQALGWNEEPTGIYPMLNIVNLHDDQSSVTAFTRGIKEYEITGDQGQFIELTAFRSVGWLGKPELQRRPGKASGNEYRYIPTPDSQLLQSLECEFAISLDTQFHFAELRKRQQNWTTPVLHYQKQELNRFTGPLKYFVSNRMRRELDSEFQLFSKIELSDQLVSSLFKLADDGRSYILRLLNASNEQRVSATIEFNTAPKRLTETDLTERSQLAVFDNTIDLDTMKPGEIKTFLIEL
- a CDS encoding fructose-specific PTS transporter subunit EIIC, whose translation is MSKKVLAITGCAAGIAHTFMAAESLESTAKAMGYEVKVETHGTIGVENEFTAKEIQEADVIIIAADIDVSLDRFIDKRVLKTYVKAAIEDPEGLIKQAFETAEKHSVKGETVGSVSLGKTNNSAVKHLMSGISYMIPMCISAGLLLAIANIFAFSADEAGNLVNWGFDVETASGLFLSKLFALGQIGFKLMIPLFAGFTAYSIADRPAIAPAMIGAYIINDPAFLGTEAGAGFLGAIIVAFLAGYIVKYLKQIPWPKIIMPIVPIMVIPLLATFAVFVVVFYGIGHPIAAIMTAMYDGLNSLSNAYAAAPILIGALIGAMIGFDLGGPVNKIALIFGTAVFTDTVAKYGIQGANFVPGTAAQAAISVAPLGAWLATKLFKNLFSSDQTVMGNNAMAMGMVGITEGAIPFAASKPLVFIPANVIGSAVAGALVTAFGAKFYGGLGSPLGTFVGYIEQPMPFVPWIFSICVGITVTACIIGFGLKQAQKKALREAAKEEKGEVAHA
- a CDS encoding fructose PTS transporter subunit IIA; the encoded protein is MLKQENVILDVAASSKEALFEAISKVALETGVISNADAFVEGLKAREVFGSTGFMDGFAIPHCKNAVVQEPTVFFIRLQEGLEWGLADNTAAQYIFCLAISDTDDGEQLKVLSKLSRKLVHADFRSQLKAVTSTADIVEIVNQAIG
- a CDS encoding ROK family protein — encoded protein: MLVQYDHEQGRMESFSWLASTGNMARRASEKLNRELSGQEVFELAASGNQTCQEEVSAFYAHLSVLLTNLQCVYDPELIVVPGGVTERPQFGEELKAALDAINSKRDVLAIETEVAVAEHRNDANLLGAFFNLKDKVGH